In one Streptomyces sp. T12 genomic region, the following are encoded:
- a CDS encoding nitrate/nitrite transporter: MRAVLPGDPPGGRRAVAVWGIGVSVYFVAVIFRTSLGVAGLDAADRFDVNASALSTFSILQLLVYAGMQIPVGLLVDRLGTKKVLTIGVVLFTVGQLGFAFSPSYGMALASRALLGCGDAMTFISVLRLGTRWFPARRGPLIAQLAGLAGMAGNLVSTLVLARLLHGVGWTAAFAGSAAAGVVVLVLLLLFLKDHPEGHEPEPLPHLGAAYVRRQIAASWREPGTRLGLWVHFTTQFPAMVFLLLWGMPFLVQAQGLSRATAGELLTLVVLANMVVGLVYGQIVARHHEARLPLTLGTVGATAVLWATTLAWPGETAPMWLLIVLCAVLGACGPASMLGFDFARPANPPERQGTASGITNMGGFVASMTTLFAIGVLLDATGDDYAIAFSAVFVLQALGVSQILRLRKRAARRERERLVASRVEIVHVPA; encoded by the coding sequence ATGAGGGCCGTGCTGCCGGGGGATCCTCCGGGCGGCCGCCGCGCCGTCGCCGTCTGGGGCATAGGCGTCTCGGTCTACTTCGTCGCCGTCATCTTCCGTACGTCCCTCGGGGTCGCCGGCCTCGACGCCGCCGACCGCTTCGACGTGAACGCCTCGGCCCTGTCGACGTTCTCGATCCTGCAGCTGCTCGTCTACGCGGGCATGCAGATACCCGTCGGCCTGCTGGTCGACCGGCTCGGCACCAAGAAGGTGCTGACCATCGGCGTGGTGCTGTTCACGGTGGGGCAGCTGGGCTTCGCCTTCTCGCCGTCGTACGGCATGGCCCTCGCCTCGCGCGCGCTGCTGGGCTGCGGCGACGCGATGACGTTCATCAGCGTGCTGCGGCTCGGCACCCGGTGGTTCCCGGCCCGGCGCGGCCCGCTGATCGCGCAGCTCGCGGGGCTCGCGGGCATGGCGGGCAACCTCGTCTCCACGCTGGTGCTGGCCCGGCTGCTGCACGGCGTGGGCTGGACGGCGGCGTTCGCGGGCAGCGCGGCCGCGGGTGTCGTCGTACTGGTCCTGCTCCTCCTGTTCCTGAAGGACCACCCCGAGGGACACGAGCCGGAGCCGCTGCCGCACCTGGGTGCGGCGTACGTACGCCGTCAGATCGCCGCGTCCTGGCGGGAACCCGGCACGCGGCTGGGGCTGTGGGTGCACTTCACGACGCAGTTCCCGGCGATGGTGTTCCTGCTGTTGTGGGGGATGCCGTTCCTGGTCCAGGCGCAGGGGCTGTCCCGGGCGACGGCCGGTGAACTGCTCACCCTGGTCGTCCTGGCTAACATGGTCGTGGGCCTGGTCTACGGCCAGATCGTCGCCCGGCACCACGAGGCGCGGCTGCCGCTGACGCTCGGGACCGTCGGGGCGACGGCGGTGCTGTGGGCGACGACGCTGGCCTGGCCCGGTGAGACGGCGCCGATGTGGCTGCTGATCGTGCTGTGCGCGGTGCTCGGGGCGTGCGGCCCGGCCTCGATGCTCGGCTTCGACTTCGCCCGGCCGGCGAATCCGCCGGAGCGGCAGGGGACGGCGTCCGGCATCACCAACATGGGCGGTTTCGTCGCCTCGATGACGACGCTGTTCGCGATCGGCGTGCTGCTGGACGCCACGGGGGACGACTACGCCATCGCCTTCTCGGCGGTGTTCGTCCTCCAGGCACTGGGGGTCAGCCAGATCCTGCGGCTGCGCAAGCGGGCGGCGCGCAGGGAGCGGGAACGGCTGGTCGCCAGCAGGGTGGAGATCGTGCACGTTCCCGCCTGA
- a CDS encoding class I SAM-dependent methyltransferase, whose product MTETEIDTATSHPPRLTRLTFHGPLSETRANNLVQRLTRTNPTTVLDIGCGWGELMLRVLAAAPQAQGTGIDVNAEDLARGRREAETRGLAHRAAFVEESAAGTSRGPADLVLCVGASQALSAAEPPEHTTEALRALRRLVADGGRVLLGEGFWERTPTPAELSGMWPGAAATDHYDLATLLDLAVAAGFRPEWTETANLDEWEEFESAYQADVETWLAEHPEHSLAAETRERLDRHRAQWMSYRGVLGLAYLTLVPAR is encoded by the coding sequence GTGACCGAAACCGAGATCGACACCGCCACCAGCCATCCGCCGCGCCTGACCCGCCTGACCTTCCACGGCCCGCTGTCGGAGACGCGCGCGAACAACCTCGTGCAGCGACTCACCCGGACAAACCCCACCACCGTCCTCGACATCGGCTGCGGCTGGGGCGAGTTGATGCTGCGCGTCCTGGCCGCCGCGCCGCAAGCACAGGGCACAGGCATCGACGTGAACGCCGAAGACCTCGCTCGCGGCCGCCGCGAGGCCGAGACCCGAGGGCTGGCGCACAGGGCCGCGTTCGTCGAGGAGTCCGCCGCCGGGACCTCGCGCGGCCCCGCCGACCTGGTCCTGTGCGTCGGAGCGAGCCAGGCCCTGAGCGCGGCCGAGCCGCCGGAGCACACCACCGAGGCTCTGCGCGCACTGCGCCGCCTGGTCGCCGACGGCGGCCGGGTGCTGCTCGGAGAGGGCTTCTGGGAGCGCACCCCGACCCCCGCCGAGCTCTCCGGCATGTGGCCGGGAGCCGCGGCGACGGACCACTACGACCTCGCGACCCTGCTCGATCTCGCGGTCGCCGCCGGTTTCCGCCCGGAGTGGACCGAGACGGCGAACCTCGACGAGTGGGAGGAGTTCGAGTCGGCGTACCAGGCGGACGTCGAGACATGGCTGGCCGAGCACCCCGAGCACTCGCTCGCGGCCGAGACACGCGAGCGCCTCGACCGCCATCGCGCCCAGTGGATGAGCTACCGCGGGGTACTGGGACTCGCCTACCTCACCCTCGTCCCGGCCCGCTGA
- a CDS encoding maleylpyruvate isomerase family mycothiol-dependent enzyme: MSLHPTLQPYADAWTHSIEAISELVTPLVEGEWNRRTPCPGWSVRDVVSHVIGLDCEMLGDPRPIHTLPRDLFHVTNDHQRYMEMQVDVRRHHTAPEMTSELEYTVIRRNRQLRNESRDPGTKVRGPLGAELTLEESMRGHAFDVWVHEQDLRTALGRPGNLDSPGAHVARDVLLGRLPDIVAVRADAPRSSAIVFDVHGPIEFLRTIRVDIQGRGSLETAPALGPAATLTLDWETYVRLACGRVTPDAVADRVKAEGDPDLTAAILRNFTVTP; this comes from the coding sequence GTGAGTCTGCATCCCACCCTCCAGCCCTACGCCGACGCCTGGACCCACTCCATCGAAGCGATATCCGAGCTGGTGACGCCGCTGGTGGAGGGAGAGTGGAACCGGCGTACACCCTGCCCCGGGTGGTCGGTGCGCGACGTGGTGTCCCATGTCATCGGCCTGGACTGCGAGATGCTCGGCGACCCGCGCCCCATCCACACGCTCCCGCGCGACCTCTTCCACGTCACGAACGACCACCAGCGCTACATGGAGATGCAGGTCGACGTCCGCCGCCACCACACGGCGCCGGAGATGACGTCCGAGCTGGAGTACACGGTCATCCGCCGCAACCGCCAGCTGCGCAACGAGTCCCGTGACCCCGGCACGAAGGTGCGCGGCCCGCTCGGGGCGGAGCTCACCCTCGAAGAGTCCATGCGGGGCCACGCCTTCGACGTATGGGTGCACGAGCAGGACCTGCGCACCGCCCTCGGCCGCCCCGGCAACCTCGACTCCCCCGGCGCGCACGTCGCACGCGACGTCCTGCTCGGCCGGCTGCCCGACATCGTCGCCGTCCGGGCCGACGCCCCGCGCAGCTCGGCGATCGTCTTCGACGTCCACGGCCCGATCGAGTTCCTCCGCACGATCCGCGTCGACATCCAGGGCCGCGGCTCCCTCGAAACGGCCCCCGCCCTGGGCCCGGCCGCCACCCTCACCCTCGACTGGGAGACCTACGTCCGCCTCGCCTGCGGCCGTGTCACGCCGGATGCCGTGGCGGACCGGGTGAAGGCGGAGGGGGACCCGGACCTGACGGCCGCGATCCTGCGCAACTTCACGGTGACGCCGTAG